One Setaria italica strain Yugu1 chromosome I, Setaria_italica_v2.0, whole genome shotgun sequence DNA window includes the following coding sequences:
- the LOC101770875 gene encoding vesicle-associated protein 2-1, which yields MGGGGTLVSVYPEELTFLFELEKACYCNLKVVNNSEHHVAFKVKTTSPRKYFVRPNASIVQPWDSCTITITLQAQKEYPPDMQCKDKFLIQSTKVAASTDMDEIPPDTFNKEAEKVIEEMKLKVVYTLPSGGSDDSSVSSLGSRSFKGASDDLTMLKNASLEEIQTIQRLKDERDNMLQQNQQMQRELDVLRRRRSRKGDTGFSLTFAAFAGLIGVLVGLLMSLIFSSPPATA from the exons ATGGGTGGCGGCGGAACGCTGGTCTCGGTTTACCCCGAGGAGCTCACCTTCTTGT TTGAGCTGGAAAAGGCGTGCTATTGCAATCTCAAGGTGGTGAACAACAGCGAGCACCATGTCGCATTCAAG GTCAAGACGACATCGCCGAGGAAGTATTTCGTCCGGCCAAACGCGAGCATCGTCCAGCCATGGGATTCTTGCACAATAACGA TTACGCTCCAGGCACAGAAAGAGTACCCACCAGAtatgcaatgcaaggataagTTCTTGATTCAGAGCACGAAGGTGGCTGCCAGTACCGACATGGATGAGATACCCCCTGATACG TTCAACAAGGAAGCTGAAAAGGTAATCGAGGAAATGAAGCTTAAGGTTGTTTACACATTACCTAGTGGAGGCTCAGACGACTCTAGTGTTTCATCTTTAGGAAGCAGGAGCTTCAAAGGAGCGTCTGATGATCTGACG ATGCTGAAGAACGCAAGCTTAGAAGAG ATCCAGACAATTCAGCGCCTGAAGGATGAACGAGATAACATGCTTCAGCAAAATCAGCAAATGCAACGTGAATTG GATGTGCTCCGGAGGCGTCGGAGCCGCAAAGGCGACACGGGTTTCTCCTTGACGTTTGCTGCATTCGCTGGCCTAATAGGTGTTCTGGTCGGACTCCTGATGAGCCTCATCTTCTCGTCCCCACCGGCCACTGCTTGA
- the LOC101771783 gene encoding 50S ribosomal protein L19-2, chloroplastic yields the protein MAAASASATAAVSGVVLPHAFLSHRSPPPQVVAVASSFRRLSLCASPRRAAHLVARADASAEAGEPEPEAEAEPVTASADAEEGEAEGAVAVAEAEEPPPPPSKPKVKFGEIIGILNKQFIEEAEKVKTVPDLRPGDIIELRMQRPNKRRLSLFKGIIIAKHKAGVHTTIRVRRIIAGVGVEITFPVYSPRIKEITVIRHKKVRRAKLYYLKHKLPRFSTFK from the exons ATGgcagccgcctccgcctccgccaccgccgccgtctccggcgTCGTGCTTCCCCACGCCTTCCTCTcccaccgctcgccgccgccgcaggtcgtCGCCGTGGCCTCCTCGTTCCGCCGGCTCTCCCTGTGCGCCTCCCCTCGCCGGGCCGCCCACCTAGTCGCCCGCGCCGACGCCAGCGCCGAAGCCGGGGAACCGGAGCCTGAGGCTGAGGCCGAGCCTGTCACTGCCTCAGCTGACGccgaggagggggaggccgAGGGGGCTGTCGCAGTGGCGGAGGCCGaggaaccgccgccgccgccgagcaagcCGAAGGTTAAGTTCGGCGAAATCATCGGG ATTCTGAACAAGCAGTTCATTGAGGAGGCTGAGAAGGTGAAGACTGTACCGGATCTGAGGCCTGGCGACATCATTGAGCTTAGAATG CAACGGCCCAACAAGAGGAGATTATCACTCTTTAAGGGCATAATCATCGCAAAGCACAAAGCTGGTGTTCACACCACAATCCGTGTCAGGAGGATCATTGCTGGTGTAGGAGTTGAGATTACCTTCCCAGT GTATTCACCCAGGATTAAGGAGATCACAGTAATCAGGCACAAGAAAGTGAGGCGAGCAAAGTTGTACTACCTGAAACACAAGCTTCCCCGCTTTTCAACTTTCAAGTAA
- the LOC101772190 gene encoding putative glycerol-3-phosphate transporter 4 gives MTKPPAPAMHSQERPRLSDGPLGLRALPGLSYNTHRALVLGLTFLAYALYHASRKPPSIVKRELARAWPPFADPALLGATDVAFLSSYSLGMFVAGHLGDRLDLRRFLTFGMAAGGAAVALFGAGYFLGLHSLAFYVVAQVIAGLLQSTGWPSVVAIVGNWFCGRRRGLIMGIWNAHTSVGNITGSLVAAAMLGYGWGWSFVVPGGLIALGGVLVFFFLAPYPQCVGFGPAPIEPVSEESKDGEDSSSSSAAGGAGKDRRDAVGILKALAIPGVVIFAICLFFAKLVAYTFLYWLPFYLSQTPIGGEHMSAASAGYLSVLFDVGGIVGGILAGFISDQLNARATTAAVFMYLAIPSLFLFHAYGSISKATNIGLMMISGLFVNGPYALITTAVSADLGTHKSLKGDSRALATVTAIIDGTGSLGAALGPFLTGFISRRGWDSVFVMLALCAFVAAALLSSHVRTEIPQIIHKWRNRSTTMRNGNADSGVQPLLVEES, from the exons ATGACGaagccaccggcgccggcgatgcATTCCCAGGAGCGGCCGCGCCTCTCCGACGGTCCTCTCGGCCTCCGCGCCCTTCCCGGCCTCTCATACAACACGCACCGCGCCCTCGTCCTGGGGCTCACCTTCCTCGCCTACGCGCTCTATCACGCCTCCCGCAAGCCGCCCAGCATCGTCAAGCGCGAGCTCGCCCGGGCGTGGCCGCCCTTCGCGGACCCGGCGCTCCTCGGCGCCACCGACGTCGCCTTCCTCAGCTCCTACTCCCTCGGCATGTTCGTCGCGGGCCACCTCGGCGACCGCCTCGACCTCCGCCGCTTCCTCACCTTCGgcatggccgccggcggcgccgccgtcgcactCTTCGGCGCAGGGTACTTCCTCGGCCTCCACTCGCTCGCGTTCTACGTCGTCGCCCAGGTGATCGCCGGCCTGCTCCAGTCCACCGGATGGCCCTCCGTCGTCGCCATCGTCGGCAACTGGTTCTGCGGCCGGAGGCGCGGCCTCATCATGGGGATATGGAACGCGCACACCTCGGTCGGGAACATCACCGGatcgctcgtcgccgccgcaaTGCTCGGGTACGGGTGGGGATGGTCGTTCGTCGTCCCGGGTGGGCTCATTGCGCTCGGTGGCGTTCTTGTGTTTTTCTTCCTTGCGCCTTACCCCCAGTGCGTTGGCTTTGGGCCGGCGCCGATCGAGCCGGTTAGTGAGGAGAGCAAAGATGGGgaggacagcagcagcagcagcgccgctgGTGGCGCTGGGAAGGACAGGCGAGATGCCGTGGGGATTTTGAAGGCCCTCGCCATTCCCGGCGTGGTCATCTTCGCAATCTGCCTCTTCTTCGCCAAGCTGGTTGCATACACATTCCTGTACTGGCTCCCATTCTACTTGAGCCAGACTC CTATTGGAGGCGAGCACATGTCAGCTGCATCTGCTGGATATCTATCAGTTCTGTTTGATGTAGGTGGAATTGTTGGTGGAATTCTTGCTGGCTTTATATCTGATCAGCTCAATGCTAGAGCCACAACTGCCGCAGTCTTCATGTACCTGGCAATTCCATCTCTTTTCCTCTTTCATGCATATGGCAGTATTTCAAAAGCGACAAacattggcttgatgatgatcaGTGGCCTGTTTGTTAATGGACCCTATGCTCTGATAACAACTGCAGTTTCTGCTGATCTCGGCACTCACAAGTCTCTCAAAGGAGATTCTCGTGCACTGGCCACGGTAACGGCAATTATAGATGGGACAGGATCCCTTGGTGCTGCGTTAGGTCCATTTCTTACTGGCTTCATTTCAAGAAGGGGATGGGATTCGGTGTTCGTAATGCTTGCACTTTGTGCATTTGTCGCTGCTGCGCTGTTGTCGAGTCATGTGAGAACAGAAATTCCTCAGATCATCCATAAGTGGAGAAATCGCTCAACTACCATGCGGAATGGAAACGCAG ATTCTGGTGTTCAGCCACTTTTAGTGGAGGAAAGCTGA
- the LOC101772594 gene encoding vegetative cell wall protein gp1-like: MTPPPSPPMAPPPATPPPPATPPPAAPTPAPSTAPTLPPVATPSASPKSPKTPSPAAATSPSPALSPAGTTPNEDSGAGARAAGFATLVALAGAGLAVLL, encoded by the coding sequence ATGACCCCGCCCCCGTCTCCGCCCATGGCACCGCCTCCGGCCACTCCTCCTCCCCCCGCCACCCCCCCTCCGGCCGCTCCCACGCCGGCCCCCAGCACCGCCCCGACGCTCCCGCCCGTGGCGACACCGTCCGCGTCCCCGAAGAGCCCCAAGaccccgagccccgccgccgcgacgtCCCCGTCGCCCGCGCTCTCGCCCGCGGGCACGACGCCGAACGAAGACTCGGGTGCAGGCGCGCGCGCAGCCGGCTTCGCCACGCTCGTGGCATTGGCGGGCGCGGGCCTCGCCGTCCTGCTTTGA